The following proteins come from a genomic window of Coffea arabica cultivar ET-39 chromosome 11c, Coffea Arabica ET-39 HiFi, whole genome shotgun sequence:
- the LOC113717116 gene encoding putative disease resistance protein At1g50180, which yields MAESLSSILSSAVQNIGKLVIEEGKFLQGVGEQVRLLNDDLKWIQMFLRYADTKQTARDTIQQCLPEFRAVAYEASDLVEDYALRVSMSSSRGFTLTLKRTACIAREGYTIHDLCLKIQSLRTRISNLAKNFGWYANLMTRTEEGDSSAPSRQQQLRHTYSFVAEEDVVELPNDIQVLVKYLLNQGETENKISVASILGMGGIGKTTLARKVYHHERLKHYFKGFAWVCVSQQWQPNDLLQGILLKLTPENRKQIMKSKQDELARLLQQHLRARRCLIVLDDIWSTEAWDCLKDAIPVSEHGSKILLTTRNEYVAAYVASNGYQHKLRCLTDEESWELLRMKSEFLALRERSGKGYEDLDKMEESGKKILKYCGGLPLAVVVLGGILRTKKTLREWNEVHENIKSYLDRGEKIGKEGEVPKVLAYSYYDLPWQLKPCFLYLGKFKEDSDIGVASLYQMWIGEGMIFENDRREQETMMDVAERYLEELAKRCMVEIKVHEDGKHAVTRLESCRLHDLMRDLCLAKAKEENLYKLVDQSTSRDSPPAFEAQYGLVLHLLPEDISKYNFLPKDQTKHLRSFLCDPLVSQWERFSRVRIMSQVKNLKMLRVLAILSSNMASQRCYFKSPLRYIGNLIHLRCLRLRQCHHINLPHSLGNLKYLETLDLSDSFHCRIPNILRKLERLRYLYLPRSWGCQPKLRLSKQLEILESFDSIICYPKDVCKLSNLRAFTAIVYSNLKDWARIINHISNMDCIRTSSLMINGCNFGRINSNNSNDNSRGLDVLSRVLFSRNIHEIVIYGSLCKKLPDYQSHMFPDPAGLTRLRLFGTKIEEDPMGTLEKLPGLRILMLGRNSFLGQEMICRSMGFPQLKHLELNGLGNLKLWKLDDGAMPKLLTLGIDECEQLEMIPDGLRCLTILKDVSLARMPEKFNNRIRMENGQQGVDYDKISNVPSVKIRRWVGGIIGYRVEIVCPSNPV from the exons ATGGCAGAAAGCCTATCCTCAATCCTATCCTCTGCAGTGCAGAATATAGGTAAATTGGTTATTGAAGAAGGAAAGTTTCTACAAGGCGTTGGCGAGCAAGTCAGACTCCTTAATGATGATCTCAAATGGATACAAATGTTCTTAAGATATGCAGATACGAAACAGACTGCAAGGGACACTATACAACAGTGCCTTCCGGAATTTAGAGCGGTCGCTTATGAAGCAAGTGATTTGGTTGAAGACTATGCTTTGAGGGTTTCAATGTCAAGCAGCAGAGGCTTTACACTTACTCTAAAGAGGACTGCTTGCATCGCCAGAGAAGGTTATACCATTCATGATTTGTGTTTAAAGATTCAAAGTCTCAGAACTAGGATCTCTAATCTCGCCAAAAATTTTGGCTGGTATGCAAATTTAATGACCAGAACGGAGGAAGGAGACTCGAGTGCTCCATCCAGGCAGCAACAATTAAGGCACACTTACTCCTTCGTGGCTGAGGAGGATGTGGTTGAACTGCCTAATGATATTCAGGTGCTAGTTAAATATTTGCTGAATCAGGGTGAAACAGAGAACAAAATAAGTGTGGCTTCGATTTTGGGCATGGGAGGCATAGGCAAAACCACTCTTGCTAGAAAGGTATATCACCATGAAAGATTGAAGCATTATTTTAAAGGTTTTGCTTGGGTTTGTGTGTCACAACAATGGCAACCAAACGATCTCTTGCAAGGCATTCTACTCAAGCTTACTCCTGAAAACAGAAAACAGATAATGAAGAGCAAACAAGATGAGCTAGCAAGGCTGCTTCAACAGCACTTGCGAGCTAGGAGATGTTTGATTGTCCTCGATGACATTTGGTCAACAGAAGCATGGGATTGCCTAAAAGACGCAATCCCAGTTTCGGAGCATGGATCCAAAATTTTGCTCACAACTCGTAATGAATACGTGGCAGCATATGTTGCTTCAAATGGTTATCAACATAAACTGCGTTGTTTGACCGATGAAGAAAGTTGGGAGTTGCTGCGCATGAAATCGGAGTTTCTAGCACTGAGGGAGAGAAGTGGTAAAG GTTATGAAGATTTGGACAAGATGGAAGAGTCAGggaagaaaatattgaaatacTGTGGAGGTCTTCCATTGGCCGTGGTGGTTCTAGGTGGAATCCTTAGAACTAAAAAAACCCTCAGGGAATGGAATGAAGTGCATGAGAATATCAAATCCTATCTGGATAGGGgagaaaaaattggaaaagaaggAGAGGTGCCCAAGGTTTTGGCTTACAGTTACTATGACCTCCCTTGGCAACTAAAACCATGCTTTCTTTACTTGGGTAAATTCAAGGAAGATTCTGACATTGGAGTAGCAAGTTTATATCAGATGTGGATAGGAGAAGGTATGATATTTGAGAATGATAGAAGGGAGCAAGAAACAATGATGGATGTCGCAGAGCGTTACTTGGAAGAATTAGCAAAAAGATGCATGGTTGAGATTAAAGTACATGAGGATGGGAAGCATGCGGTAACAAGGTTGGAGTCGTGTCGGCTTCATGATCTTATGAGAGATCTATGTTTAGCCAAGGCAAAAGAGGAGAATTTGTATAAGCTGGTCGATCAAAGTACTTCACGAGATTCTCCTCCCGCATTTGAAGCACAGTATGGTTTAGTCCTTCATTTGCTTCCAGAGGATATTTCTAAATACAACTTTCTGCCAAAAGATCAAACTAAGCATCTTCGCTCATTCTTGTGTGATCCGTTGGTAAGCCAATGGGAACGTTTTTCAAGGGTGAGAATAATGTCCCAAGTCAAGAATTTGAAGATGCTTAGAGTTTTGGCAATTTTGTCCTCCAATATGGCCTCCCAAAGGTGTTATTTCAAGTCACCTCTGCGATATATCGGTAATCTTATCCATTTGCGATGTTTGAGATTGAGGCAGTGTCATCATATAAACTTGCCACATTCCTTGGGCAATTTAAAGTACTTGGAAACTCTCGATTTATCTGATAGTTTTCATTGTAGAATACCAAACATCCTACGGAAGTTGGAACGTTTGAGATATCTTTATCTTCCGAGGTCGTGGGGCTGTCAGCCCAAGCTGCGGTTGAGCAAGCAGCTGGAGATACTTGAATCATTCGATAGCATAATTTGCTATCCTAAAGATGTATGCAAATTGTCGAATCTCAGAGCTTTCACAGCAATAGTGTATAGCAATTTGAAGGACTGGGCACGCATCATCAATCATATATCAAACATGGACTGCATACGCACTAGTTCACTTATGATCAATGGTTGTAATTTTGGACGAATCAACTCCAACAATTCGAATGACAACAGCAGGGGTTTGGATGTTCTTTCAAGGGTGTTGTTTAGTAGGAATATTCATGAAATAGTGATCTACGGTAGTTTATGCAAGAAGTTACCGGATTACCAATCCCATATGTTTCCTGATCCTGCAGGACTTACTCGATTAAGGCTGTTTGGTACTAAAATTGAGGAAGACCCAATGGGAACACTCGAGAAGCTTCCTGGCCTAAGAATACTGATGCTTGGGAGAAATTCTTTTCTGGGCCAAGAAATGATTTGCCGCTCAATGGGATTTCCCCAACTAAAACATCTCGAGCTTAATGGTTTGGGTAACTTGAAGCTGTGGAAACTGGATGATGGGGCCATGCCTAAGCTTTTAACTTTAGGGATTGACGAGTGTGAACAATTGGAAATGATTCCAGATGGGCTGAGATGTTTAACCATTCTAAAAGATGTATCTCTTGCGAGAATGCCTGAAAAATTTAACAATAGAATTAGGATGGAGAATGGTCAGCAAGGAGTTGATTATGATAAAATAAGCAATGTACCTTCAGTTAAGATCCGCAG